AAGCAGGGACCATGTTGGCGATGTTACGAACCATGAAAGCCTCACCGGGTTGGAAGTTGAGGGTATGGGATGGGCATACTCGCGAGTCAGAGCATGCGAAAACCATGAACTGTTACACATTTAGGGAATATAGACTTATTAGATACAGATCATATGGAGCCATACAATAAAATTAGATAGCAAATTAGTAGCATGAATATGTACCTTAGGGCTCTGGCCTTTTGCTAGTTCACCATATAACGCTGGGTTCTTCCTGATAGTACATAAAGAAATAGATATGAATCTATCAGGCACTAATGTTAATTTGAAGATGCAGATTTTTTAATTTGAAGAAAGTGATCAATTTGCTTACTCATATTTCTCGGTCTTGAAGTGAATAAAGCCAGCTTTCATGTGCTCAACGGGGTCGAATGTTTTGCCATCTGATGATTGCAATTCAGCAGTAATCTGGTCAACTCTTGCTGCTGCAATTGGTCCAAGCTCTCCTTTCTCGCTGCAATTTCATAAAATATTTAAGACatttcttttaattattaattaaaggGGCATTTCAGGAAGGAAGAAAGATTCTTGTGGTTTGAACACATTGTGCTAGCTCTTTTATCTTCACTAACATTATGGGGAAAAATAACATCAAAGCCTCTGTTGTGATGAATGATTAATTAATGCAGATCTGGAGAAATTAAAACTAAGTAACATGTCCTTCAGCAAGGAGATTGGATTAAACAACCACCAATGTTGCAAGACTTTGTTTTCTCTGCATTTGCACAAATATTTGAATTTTGTGTATGTGTGTACGTACACATGTATATTTTATGGGCCGACTTGGTCCAAAAAGAAGTACTATGATGTAGAGGGTAGAGTACAGACCTGAGGAGTTTCTCAAGTGCAGCAATGGCCTGCTCGTAGGATTCGTTTGCCATTTCTTCTCTCTGCAAGTCCACACATTCTCATCAGCATTTTGGATAATATAAATCGAAGGTACAAATGaatatcaaaacagaaaggtgcACCGACCTAATTACTCCTAAGTCTGTTTATAGTAAGGAGTAATGAAATTAGCAAGTGATGCAGATGTCAAAAATGAAGATATGAATTAACGTAATGGAGAATTAATTAGATGGTCGGTTTTCTTCGATTTAGCTGGATATCAAAATTggaaagaaaatatatatatatatatatatatatatatatatatatatatattatataaattaaGACAAAAAACATCGTTATAAATAGACACCGTCCTACAAATTCTGTGGTAGTTATCATAGGATAGGCCAACATAGTAATAAtttagaaaacattttttttgatGAGCAAAAACATTATCCACAGAATCCACAAGAGGACCCTAGTTTTCATTTTTGCCAGAGCCTCAAGATAATTGCCACATCACTGTTGGTTCATTTTCAAGCTTGTTATATGTCATGGAGTACACGCAATAGATGTGTGCACCTCAGAGTAACATCAATTCACCTAACTTCAGGAGATTCATGGACAAAAATAACTACACTAAATAGAGTAGCTAGAGACTTAAGTTTAGAACTATGCCAATATTGAATATTCACGTGAACTAGCATGCATGTACACATGGTCATTACAAATACGATAAACAATTGTCTCCCTTAAAAACAAAGTAATTAATGCCAAATGTAGGTCTATTTGGATGGTTGGTTGAGTGTAGTTTGAAAATAAGAATACCAAGATAGGGAGTCATAATTTGTTACATGTAACAGGTTAAAATATACTGAGGTCAGTTAAAATTGTACCAAAGTGGGGTTGATGATGGGAGTAGGGGCGGCAAAGACGGGCTCGTTTCTGATGAGACTAGgaagagaaggagaaggagaagaagagttGCTAAGCCTTGCAAAAGCAACAGGGCGAGTGGCTTTCTTAAGGGAAGCTTGAGCAGGGGAGATGGTAAGGCAGTTGTTGATGGAAGCAGTTGACATATTCTCAATATGCTGCCTTTAGCTTTTGCTTGACTTTATACTACTCTCTTTACTCACTAGTATATTAATATATAGTAGCTATAGTGGATGTGGGTCTTGATCATTACTCTCATGCTTGGGTCTCTTACATATATATAACCAATCCGCTAGACTGTGTTGAAAGTGATGGCTACGCAAATGAGAGCTTCAATCCATTGTAGATGAGGTTTGTACGTTGGAGATTCAATGTTGCAGTTACTTTTTCCTGGAATTAAAAGCAAATGGCTAAGAAGCCAAGAACCTAAGATTTctttctatttcattttttttttttttgaaaaaaataataagggATGTGGAGGAAAGAATTGAATATCAATAATTGTTATGGGATGATGAGGCCAGGGGCAGAGCTAGGGTCCACAAGAGCGGTATAGAAACTAGAATTTCTTTCACGGGGTGTTAAAATAGGAACAAGTAAACATACGATAAAACTAAGGGGATTcaacacataatatatatatatatatatatattaaaaaaaaaaactagagggCCTGAATTCCTTCGACGGAAAACGGTATtgtatatacaaggttaaaattattttttatgtatatacatatgaaaTGTTGAATCCCCAAGCTTCttcatgtttttattttttatattttgaatcctcTTACTAAAAAATCTTGTAACGCCACTGGATAGGGCATGCACGTTGTTCTTTTCTGCGGGACTGTACAAATTATTCCCATCTACATTTGCGTTCTTTCTTTTATTATGTTGTCGCATAGTCATTTTCATAATTTGGACACATGCATGTGCAATGGCCATTCGCCTCGCCAGAGTTCTCCTCCTAAGGATCTTCTACTTATGGCAATAATCTCAATTTAGTGCCAAATTCAGAGCTAAAGTCAGAATATTCTGTTGTAATTGCACATTTTCAATATTACAATTTGGAGGTCAGAACTGAATTACTCCTAATAGCAAAGTAGTTATCCATTTCGCACTGTGCTACTTATTCAAAAGTTGATCCTTTTCTTTCTAGTGAGAAATTTGGACCCTAGTTTTTGGCTTGTAATCATATTCCTTCCAATCTAAGGATTAATTGCAATAAACGTTACAGAATTGGAGGGATTAAATCTCTAAATACTTGCATGGAAGATGGAATTATGTACCTGTTTGTGAGTTTTACTTGCTTGTGAAAAATCAAAATATTCAATAATGCAATTTGAATTCCTTCAATTGCCTTTAGAGCTTCAATTAGCTAGCTTCAACTAACTTTCTAAATCAATTGAGTTTTAACATTAATTTCTTTCATGTGTGTTCAACAAATTGCCAAATATCCCTTATCGGATGAATATGCTCGCCACATCTCACGATTAAAAGTGGTACTGTGACATGTGTCAAACAGCTGCTGAATTGATAATTAAATCAAAGATGAATatgtcaaattaaaaaaaatataaaatatatgtGTACGTAAAAAAAAACGAATGGAGGATGGTAAATGAATGAGAAACGGAAAATGCAGTGGATGAGAAAAGATAAGGTCCTATCGTCAATCTAATGCTACTTGTGGTTGTACG
Above is a genomic segment from Lycium barbarum isolate Lr01 chromosome 12, ASM1917538v2, whole genome shotgun sequence containing:
- the LOC132623328 gene encoding carbonic anhydrase, chloroplastic isoform X1; translated protein: MSTASINNCLTISPAQASLKKATRPVAFARLSNSSSPSPSLPSLIRNEPVFAAPTPIINPTLREEMANESYEQAIAALEKLLSEKGELGPIAAARVDQITAELQSSDGKTFDPVEHMKAGFIHFKTEKYEKNPALYGELAKGQSPKFMVFACSDSRVCPSHTLNFQPGEAFMVRNIANMVPAYDKTRYSGVGAAIEYAVLHLKVENIVVIGHSACGGIKGLMSLPADGSESTAFIEDWVKICLPAKDKVLGEHGDKPFAGQCTVCEKEAVNVSLGNLLTYPFVREGLVKKTLALKGGYYDFVNGGFELWGLEFGLSPSLSVKDVASILHWKLM
- the LOC132623328 gene encoding carbonic anhydrase, chloroplastic isoform X2, whose amino-acid sequence is MSTASINNCLTISPAQASLKKATRPVAFARLSNSSSPSPSLPSLIRNEPVFAAPTPIINPTLREEMANESYEQAIAALEKLLSEKGELGPIAAARVDQITAELQSSDGKTFDPVEHMKAGFIHFKTEKYEKNPALYGELAKGQSPKFMVFACSDSRVCPSHTLNFQPGEAFMVRNIANMVPAYDKTRYSGVGAAIEYAVLHLKVENIVVIGHSACGGIKGLMSLPADGSESTAFIEDWVKICLPAKDKVLGEHGDKPFAGQCTVCEKEAVNVSLGNLLTYPFVREGLVKKTLALKGGYYDFVNGGFELWGLE